One genomic window of Methanosalsum zhilinae DSM 4017 includes the following:
- a CDS encoding UbiD family decarboxylase: MSYRSFIDQLKKDQMLVEVNKSVSPRFQAPVIASREKSAVLFNDINNRKAVMNLLGTREQLAAMLNVPKEQIIQKLSTVKPEGEIRIVDTSPTMEVIEDEVDLSSLPIMTHFEKDGGAYITAGIVVAEYDGVMNAAIHRLMVAGKNKLAARLVPPRHTYLMHKKASQKNEPLPVCIVIGADPVITFASTTRVPAGKEFEYASALRGSPVELFECSNGIKVPHAEFVLEGYIDPDEKVDEGPFVDITGTYDHVRKEPVIHITRIMHRRDPVYHGIMPAGPEHLLMMGIPYEPRIYRSVEEVTSVKNVVLTEGGCCYLHAVVQIDKQTEGDGKNAIMAAFAAHTSLKHVVIVDEDIDIFDPDDIEFAIATRVRGDRDIMIIPGVRGSTLDPMGSEDGTTTKIGIDATKILSKADIFERAKMPECD, from the coding sequence ATGAGTTACAGGAGTTTTATTGACCAGCTTAAGAAGGATCAGATGCTGGTTGAAGTGAATAAATCGGTTTCTCCCAGATTCCAGGCACCAGTGATAGCAAGCAGGGAAAAATCTGCAGTTCTGTTTAATGATATTAACAACAGGAAAGCTGTCATGAATTTGCTGGGTACCAGGGAACAACTGGCTGCAATGTTAAATGTGCCAAAGGAACAGATAATACAGAAACTATCCACCGTAAAGCCTGAAGGTGAAATCAGAATTGTGGATACATCTCCTACAATGGAGGTAATAGAGGATGAGGTGGACCTTTCATCCCTTCCCATAATGACTCATTTTGAAAAGGATGGGGGAGCCTATATTACTGCAGGGATTGTTGTAGCTGAATATGATGGAGTCATGAATGCAGCAATCCACAGGCTCATGGTTGCAGGAAAGAATAAACTGGCAGCAAGACTTGTACCTCCCAGACATACATACCTGATGCACAAAAAGGCTTCCCAGAAAAATGAACCACTACCGGTATGTATTGTCATTGGTGCGGATCCGGTGATCACATTTGCATCGACTACAAGAGTTCCTGCAGGAAAGGAATTTGAGTATGCATCTGCACTCAGAGGCTCACCTGTGGAACTGTTTGAATGCAGTAATGGTATCAAAGTACCCCATGCTGAGTTTGTTCTGGAGGGGTATATCGATCCCGATGAAAAGGTGGATGAAGGCCCGTTTGTTGATATTACCGGAACATATGATCATGTAAGAAAAGAGCCTGTAATCCATATTACCCGCATAATGCATCGCAGGGACCCTGTCTATCATGGTATAATGCCTGCAGGTCCTGAACATTTGCTTATGATGGGCATTCCCTATGAACCCAGAATATATCGATCTGTGGAGGAGGTAACCTCTGTAAAAAATGTGGTTCTTACAGAAGGGGGCTGCTGCTATCTTCATGCAGTTGTTCAGATTGATAAGCAGACCGAAGGGGATGGCAAGAACGCAATAATGGCTGCTTTTGCAGCACACACAAGCCTCAAGCATGTGGTAATCGTGGATGAAGATATTGATATATTTGATCCGGATGATATTGAGTTTGCAATTGCCACGCGTGTACGGGGAGACCGTGATATAATGATCATTCCAGGTGTTAGGGGCAGTACACTTGATCCCATGGGATCAGAGGACGGCACTACAACAAAGATCGGAATTGATGCAACTAAAATTCTTAGCAAGGCAGATATTTTTGAAAGGGCAAAGATGCCAGAGTGTGATTAA
- a CDS encoding DUF126 domain-containing protein → MIPIKIQCRSISKGTGEGTALVSRDPISFLGNVDPETGIIVDPDHELYGKCIKDTVLVFPSGKGSTVGSYVLYQLKKNGFAPAAMVNLESEPIVAVGAIISDIPLVDRPGIDIYETIKDGDFLKVNGIEGYIEITGNI, encoded by the coding sequence GTGATTCCAATTAAGATACAGTGTAGAAGCATTTCAAAAGGAACCGGTGAGGGCACTGCGCTGGTGTCTCGCGATCCGATATCATTTCTCGGGAATGTGGATCCAGAGACCGGTATCATTGTGGATCCAGATCATGAACTTTATGGGAAATGTATCAAAGACACGGTACTTGTATTTCCCTCTGGCAAAGGATCAACTGTAGGATCATATGTTCTGTATCAGCTGAAAAAGAATGGTTTTGCCCCTGCTGCTATGGTAAATCTTGAATCTGAACCAATTGTTGCAGTTGGTGCTATCATTTCAGATATCCCGCTGGTTGACAGGCCAGGTATTGATATTTATGAAACGATCAAAGATGGTGATTTTCTGAAAGTAAATGGAATTGAAGGTTACATAGAAATAACAGGTAATATTTAA
- a CDS encoding aconitase X has protein sequence MHLTKEEEKIMQGEYGLTLEKAMEILVALGDIYGADELIPIKSAQVAGVSYKTIGDAGLEWISSLEGKVRVPSILNPAGMDLEKWSEMGISQNFARKQNEIIRAYENLGIRTECTCTPYYLKGFHLNMGDHVAWSESSAVSYANSVIGARTNREGGPSALSAALIGKTANYGFHLDENRVPSVSVNVESDLKGSDYGALGYVAGKLISNRVPLFFLSSKPEPDDLKSLGAAMAASGSVALYHVDGVTPEIGHMHFEMPDENITIEKEQIQEVYDSTSELRSRCDIVAIGCPHCSPGELEEIADLLEGRRLKKELWICVSREVAERYSHIVDMIEESGAKVMCDTCMVVSPASENYECMAVNSGKAFNYVPGMCRLKARYASIEECIEEAGDSN, from the coding sequence ATGCATCTTACAAAGGAAGAAGAGAAAATAATGCAGGGAGAATATGGTCTCACTCTTGAGAAAGCCATGGAAATTCTTGTTGCCCTTGGGGATATATACGGAGCCGATGAACTAATCCCAATAAAAAGTGCCCAGGTTGCAGGTGTATCCTACAAGACTATTGGTGATGCAGGCCTTGAATGGATCTCCTCACTGGAAGGAAAGGTCAGGGTTCCCTCGATATTAAATCCGGCAGGAATGGATCTTGAAAAATGGAGTGAAATGGGTATTTCCCAGAATTTTGCCCGGAAACAGAATGAAATAATAAGAGCATATGAGAATCTTGGAATAAGAACGGAATGTACCTGTACTCCTTATTACCTTAAAGGATTTCATCTAAACATGGGAGATCATGTTGCATGGAGTGAATCATCTGCAGTTTCCTATGCAAATTCAGTAATAGGTGCCAGGACTAACCGGGAAGGCGGGCCTTCTGCCCTTTCTGCAGCGCTTATTGGCAAAACCGCTAATTATGGATTCCATCTGGATGAAAATCGTGTTCCTTCAGTATCAGTCAATGTTGAATCCGATCTTAAAGGTTCTGATTATGGAGCTCTTGGGTATGTGGCAGGAAAGCTAATCTCAAATCGAGTTCCACTTTTTTTCTTAAGTTCAAAACCTGAACCCGATGATCTCAAATCGCTGGGTGCTGCAATGGCAGCATCAGGTTCAGTGGCTCTGTATCATGTAGATGGCGTTACGCCTGAGATCGGCCATATGCATTTTGAAATGCCTGATGAAAATATCACAATAGAAAAGGAACAGATACAGGAAGTTTATGACAGTACATCAGAACTTAGGTCCAGGTGTGATATCGTTGCTATTGGATGTCCTCATTGCTCTCCTGGAGAACTTGAAGAAATAGCAGATCTTCTTGAAGGCAGGAGATTGAAAAAGGAACTATGGATATGTGTCTCAAGGGAAGTTGCAGAGAGGTACAGCCATATTGTGGATATGATTGAAGAAAGTGGAGCAAAAGTTATGTGTGATACCTGCATGGTGGTCTCACCTGCAAGTGAAAATTATGAGTGCATGGCTGTGAATTCCGGGAAAGCGTTCAATTATGTTCCTGGCATGTGCAGGCTGAAGGCAAGATATGCGTCTATTGAGGAATGTATAGAAGAGGCAGGTGATTCCAATTAA